The following proteins are encoded in a genomic region of Clostridium kluyveri:
- a CDS encoding ABC transporter ATP-binding protein, whose amino-acid sequence MDYAISINNLTKKFGNFTAVDNLSFCIPKGKIFGLLGPNGSGKSTTIRMICGVLKPTSGEGSVLGYDLIKDSEKIKQNIGYMSQKFSLYEDLTVEENLDFYGNIYMIPREKLDIRKKELIQMANLTGKEKNLAKTLSGGWKQRLALGCSLIHNPSLLILDEPTAGVDPVSRREFWYTISNLVSDGITVLVTTHYMDEASICDIIGFIFNSRLITIDTPENLYKKNNIENLEDIFIKYVKELSNREVVSSFTQLKQIKNQKGGHKN is encoded by the coding sequence CCAAAGGGAAAAATATTTGGTCTTTTGGGTCCAAATGGCTCTGGAAAATCCACAACTATAAGGATGATATGCGGGGTTTTAAAACCTACTTCAGGGGAAGGCTCAGTTTTAGGGTATGATCTCATTAAAGATTCTGAAAAGATAAAACAGAACATAGGATATATGTCTCAAAAGTTCAGTCTTTATGAAGATCTTACTGTAGAGGAAAACCTGGATTTTTATGGGAATATATATATGATCCCCAGAGAAAAGCTTGATATAAGAAAAAAAGAACTTATCCAAATGGCAAATCTCACAGGAAAAGAAAAAAATCTGGCAAAAACACTCTCCGGGGGATGGAAACAGAGACTGGCACTTGGATGCTCTTTAATACATAATCCAAGCCTCCTAATTTTAGATGAACCCACTGCAGGAGTGGACCCGGTTTCAAGAAGAGAATTCTGGTATACCATAAGCAATCTGGTATCAGATGGAATCACTGTACTAGTAACCACCCATTACATGGATGAAGCCTCTATTTGCGATATAATAGGTTTTATATTTAATAGCAGACTTATAACCATAGATACCCCTGAAAATTTATACAAAAAAAATAATATAGAAAACTTAGAGGATATATTTATTAAATACGTTAAAGAACTTTCAAATAGAGAAGTGGTGTCCTCCTTTACCCAATTGAAACAAATAAAAAATCAAAAAGGAGGGCATAAAAATTGA
- a CDS encoding ABC transporter permease, which translates to MKLKRLITVTKKEFIHIKRDKPSLIIALIMPIMMLLLFGFAANTDVNNVNLMIYDGNKTLESRQLVNAFINSYYFKLYGSADSYNEVEKYIDMGKIKVGIVIPPDYSKKLNRNETASVQVLVDGSDPTIARTAMSYSMLIGNNYSTKIKKVELKKSGSNIPTGAGINIKPLLLYNPTLESSKFNVPGVMGLILQNITVILTSFAMVREKEKGTIEQLIMTPITPFELIMGKLVPYTVIGFLNMVTVLILGNLLFGIVIKGSVPLFMVLGTLFLICSLAIGMFISTIAKTQLQAMQASLALLLPSVLLSGFMFPREAMPKIIYLISCVLPLTYFLQILRAIIVKGVNLSYIIGPILSLSLLIIIIIGLTVIKFNKTLE; encoded by the coding sequence TTGAAGCTCAAAAGACTAATCACAGTTACAAAAAAGGAATTTATCCATATAAAAAGAGATAAGCCAAGCCTTATTATAGCTCTTATAATGCCAATAATGATGCTGCTTTTATTTGGATTTGCAGCAAATACAGATGTAAATAATGTAAATCTCATGATATATGACGGCAACAAAACTTTAGAAAGCAGACAACTTGTAAATGCATTTATAAATTCATACTATTTCAAACTTTATGGTTCCGCAGATTCATACAATGAGGTGGAAAAATATATTGACATGGGAAAAATAAAAGTAGGGATTGTAATACCGCCTGACTATTCTAAGAAATTAAATAGGAATGAAACAGCCAGTGTTCAAGTGTTGGTAGATGGCTCTGACCCCACTATAGCAAGAACTGCCATGTCTTATTCCATGCTCATAGGAAATAATTACTCAACCAAAATAAAAAAAGTAGAACTAAAAAAATCTGGAAGCAATATACCAACAGGTGCAGGAATAAATATAAAGCCCCTACTACTTTATAACCCTACACTGGAAAGCAGTAAATTCAATGTACCTGGTGTTATGGGACTAATTCTTCAAAACATTACTGTTATATTAACTTCCTTTGCAATGGTACGTGAAAAGGAAAAAGGTACTATTGAACAGCTTATTATGACACCTATTACTCCCTTTGAACTCATAATGGGGAAATTGGTACCATACACAGTAATTGGCTTTTTAAATATGGTGACTGTGTTGATTTTAGGTAATTTGTTGTTTGGTATAGTTATAAAAGGAAGTGTACCACTATTTATGGTACTTGGAACCTTATTTTTAATATGCTCTCTAGCCATAGGTATGTTTATTTCTACTATTGCCAAAACTCAACTACAGGCAATGCAGGCTTCTTTGGCACTTTTACTTCCAAGTGTGCTGCTGTCGGGGTTCATGTTTCCAAGAGAAGCCATGCCCAAGATAATCTACCTCATAAGCTGTGTTCTGCCACTAACTTATTTTCTTCAAATTTTAAGGGCCATAATAGTAAAAGGAGTAAATTTGTCATATATTATAGGTCCCATATTATCTTTAAGTCTGTTAATTATTATCATTATAGGTTTAACAGTGATTAAATTCAATAAAACCTTAGAATAA
- a CDS encoding 3-oxoacyl-[acyl-carrier-protein] synthase III C-terminal domain-containing protein has product MGVKLSCIDICHGSKVISNDFYLKHFEKQGKHVNHLLEDIMGRDKRFMFDDDETTLSSALEVSKSVLVKADLTGNDIDMIICSSILSEYIAPSMSILLHKELNAGRNVMCFDMNANCAGMTVALELASNYLIASNRAKKALIVGCDDMHSLVDPNNELCYGNYGHAACAIVLEKVNENCGILDEEYYINTEESENIMCPRNGFSSFFKSKNVDEFRFKWLPFDGGACVYPAAEIMTRMLKKKGLTQENISMFCFSQFAFSNIEHIRELMNIDEDKSVYVGDRYGYTSTSSPFIALYEAIEQGKVKRGDYVVFWTIGSGSQSIVMLYKY; this is encoded by the coding sequence ATGGGTGTGAAATTGAGTTGTATTGATATCTGCCATGGTTCTAAAGTTATTTCAAATGACTTTTATTTAAAACACTTCGAGAAGCAAGGTAAGCATGTAAATCATTTGTTAGAGGATATAATGGGTAGAGATAAAAGATTTATGTTTGATGATGATGAAACAACTTTATCTTCAGCTTTAGAAGTATCCAAATCTGTACTAGTGAAGGCAGATTTAACTGGTAATGACATAGATATGATAATATGTTCTTCTATATTATCGGAATATATTGCACCTTCAATGTCAATTTTATTACATAAAGAGTTAAATGCAGGAAGAAATGTAATGTGTTTTGATATGAATGCCAATTGTGCTGGTATGACGGTTGCTCTAGAACTTGCATCAAATTATCTAATAGCATCAAATAGAGCAAAAAAGGCCTTGATTGTGGGTTGTGATGATATGCATTCCTTGGTTGATCCTAATAATGAACTTTGCTATGGCAATTATGGACATGCTGCTTGTGCAATAGTTCTAGAAAAAGTAAATGAGAATTGTGGAATACTTGATGAGGAGTATTACATAAATACAGAAGAAAGTGAAAATATTATGTGTCCACGGAATGGATTTTCCAGTTTTTTTAAATCAAAAAATGTAGATGAATTTCGTTTCAAATGGCTTCCCTTTGATGGAGGAGCATGTGTTTATCCTGCAGCTGAAATTATGACTAGAATGTTGAAGAAAAAAGGATTAACTCAAGAGAATATCAGTATGTTTTGTTTTTCACAGTTTGCATTTTCAAATATAGAACATATAAGAGAGCTTATGAATATAGATGAAGACAAGAGTGTCTATGTAGGGGACAGATATGGATATACTAGTACAAGCAGTCCCTTTATAGCATTATATGAAGCTATAGAACAAGGAAAAGTTAAAAGAGGAGATTATGTAGTGTTCTGGACTATTGGCAGCGGTTCTCAAAGTATAGTTATGCTTTACAAATATTAA
- a CDS encoding FAD-binding oxidoreductase — translation MNTDLIKNSPEKVVEDLKAIVGEDWVTSDLSKMQRYLYDETESLLRPEACKDCAVVKPASPEEISKILEYANKELLPVVVRGGGTGVVAGAIPTQPSIILSIERLNKVVEFDEKNIMITLEAGATLAQLLEVLSKNGKLFFPVHPGDEGAQVGGMVAANAGGTRAVKHGIMRNHVKALEVVLATGEIVTLGGKLLKNNMGYDLLQLMIGGEGTLGVITKVTLRLYAASKYNGTLLVSFNSQREACDAVPEILQEGITPLAIEYMDRVICEESAKQLGTKWPAVKGSVDLMFILDYASEEDLYSNSEKLVEICERHNSVDSIIAETEKEQRHLLEIRSNAYGPYKNNIADIMDVAVPPSSVPDFFDDVKRLTKEYDNEIVSLGHIGDGNIHNFIMGDNGKLPANYEELKEAIYKTAIKYGGTITAEHGTGKLRKKHMPLQFSKREIEIMEGIKKVFDPNGILNQGDMVD, via the coding sequence ATGAATACAGATTTAATTAAAAATTCACCCGAGAAGGTAGTTGAAGATTTAAAAGCAATTGTAGGAGAAGATTGGGTTACAAGCGATTTATCTAAGATGCAGAGGTATCTTTATGATGAAACTGAATCTTTACTTCGTCCTGAAGCATGTAAAGATTGTGCGGTGGTAAAACCGGCGTCCCCAGAGGAAATATCAAAAATATTAGAATATGCAAACAAGGAATTATTGCCTGTAGTAGTTAGAGGTGGCGGAACAGGAGTAGTTGCAGGAGCCATACCCACACAGCCAAGTATTATTTTATCCATAGAAAGATTAAACAAAGTTGTGGAATTTGATGAAAAGAATATTATGATTACCTTGGAAGCTGGAGCAACACTAGCACAACTATTAGAAGTATTAAGCAAAAATGGTAAGCTGTTTTTTCCAGTGCATCCGGGAGATGAAGGAGCACAAGTTGGAGGGATGGTGGCAGCAAATGCTGGAGGCACCAGGGCAGTAAAACATGGAATCATGAGAAATCATGTTAAGGCATTGGAAGTGGTTCTTGCTACAGGGGAAATCGTTACACTGGGTGGAAAGTTATTAAAGAATAATATGGGTTATGATCTGCTTCAACTTATGATAGGCGGAGAAGGAACTCTTGGAGTTATTACAAAAGTTACATTGAGATTATATGCTGCAAGTAAATATAATGGAACATTACTGGTTTCATTCAATAGCCAGAGAGAAGCTTGTGATGCAGTACCTGAGATACTACAGGAGGGAATTACACCTCTTGCTATTGAGTATATGGATAGGGTTATATGTGAAGAATCAGCCAAGCAGCTTGGAACTAAGTGGCCAGCAGTTAAAGGCTCCGTCGATTTAATGTTTATACTTGATTATGCCAGCGAAGAGGATTTATATTCAAATAGTGAAAAATTAGTAGAAATATGTGAGAGACATAATTCTGTAGACAGTATTATAGCAGAAACTGAAAAAGAACAAAGGCATCTTTTGGAGATAAGAAGTAACGCATATGGTCCTTACAAAAATAATATAGCGGATATTATGGATGTAGCCGTGCCACCTTCATCTGTACCTGACTTTTTTGATGATGTAAAAAGACTGACTAAAGAATATGATAATGAAATTGTTTCTCTTGGACATATAGGAGATGGAAATATCCATAATTTTATTATGGGTGATAATGGGAAACTACCTGCTAATTATGAAGAACTTAAAGAAGCCATATATAAAACTGCTATAAAATATGGAGGAACAATAACTGCAGAACATGGAACTGGAAAACTGAGAAAAAAACATATGCCTCTTCAATTCAGTAAAAGGGAAATTGAAATTATGGAAGGAATTAAGAAAGTATTTGATCCAAATGGTATTTTAAATCAAGGAGATATGGTAGATTGA
- a CDS encoding electron transfer flavoprotein subunit alpha/FixB family protein encodes MGKEYSGILVFAEQKNGQIHKVSYELLGKARQLSDKLNAPVYSVVLGADGIEAEELIYRGADKVFYIKDDMFNLPEEVTYTINLKNLIEDIKPEIFLIGATTLGRSLAPRLAASLNTGLTADCTGLEIDEDGKLVQIRPAFSENILAHIKTHTYPQMATVRYKEFDEGIRDDKRQGDILKVEPLKPENELVKVITQLRSQEINISDADVVVAAGKGLKKAEDIAMLKELADLLGGVVGASREIVEEGFISKDFQVGYSGNRVKPKLYIACGISGAPQHLAGMKESGFIVAINTDPSAPIFNIADYGIVDDMYKVIPDLITKIKEGSLETINC; translated from the coding sequence GTGGGTAAGGAATATAGTGGTATATTGGTATTTGCAGAACAAAAAAATGGACAAATTCATAAAGTCAGTTATGAACTTCTGGGAAAAGCAAGGCAGCTTTCTGATAAATTAAATGCTCCGGTGTACAGTGTTGTGTTAGGAGCAGATGGTATAGAGGCCGAAGAACTTATATATAGGGGAGCAGATAAGGTATTTTATATAAAGGATGATATGTTTAACCTACCAGAAGAAGTAACCTATACAATTAACCTGAAGAATTTAATTGAAGATATCAAACCTGAAATTTTTTTGATTGGTGCCACTACCCTTGGAAGATCACTAGCGCCCAGGCTGGCGGCATCTTTAAATACTGGACTTACAGCAGATTGTACAGGTCTTGAAATTGATGAAGATGGAAAATTGGTTCAGATAAGACCAGCTTTTAGTGAAAATATACTGGCCCATATAAAAACGCACACATATCCCCAGATGGCTACAGTGAGATATAAAGAATTTGACGAGGGTATAAGAGATGATAAAAGACAGGGAGATATTTTAAAGGTAGAGCCTTTAAAACCTGAAAATGAATTGGTAAAAGTTATAACACAGCTTAGATCTCAGGAAATTAATATATCTGATGCAGATGTAGTAGTGGCAGCTGGCAAAGGATTGAAAAAGGCAGAAGATATAGCTATGTTAAAGGAATTGGCAGATTTATTAGGAGGTGTAGTTGGAGCCAGCAGGGAAATAGTTGAAGAAGGTTTTATATCCAAAGATTTTCAAGTAGGATACAGCGGCAACAGGGTAAAACCTAAATTATATATAGCTTGTGGAATTTCAGGAGCACCGCAGCACCTTGCAGGAATGAAAGAATCGGGTTTTATTGTTGCAATCAATACAGATCCTTCAGCTCCTATATTTAATATAGCAGACTATGGAATAGTTGATGATATGTATAAGGTAATACCTGATTTGATCACTAAAATAAAAGAAGGCAGTTTAGAAACTATAAATTGTTAA
- a CDS encoding electron transfer flavoprotein subunit beta/FixA family protein yields the protein MIERKEALMNIIVLVKQVPDMEKVKFDREKGVVDRSSASAEINPFDLNALETAVQIAENIDARVTAVSMGLPNTENSLKECIARGAHEGVLVSDIKFGGSDTKATSTILAGAIKKLGNHDLVIAGEKTVDGDTGQVGPEVAEFLNIPHASYVSKITEMNKDSMELHSEIWEGTYLKSIKFPCLITVTKDINHPRLPSFKNKMKARKAEIKILKLEDLEEFLNEDNVGFKGSPTKVKKIEIPQIEKRQGKIYRESDTVEAENELIDIFKKIKVLEV from the coding sequence TTGATAGAAAGGAAAGAAGCTTTAATGAATATTATAGTTTTAGTTAAACAGGTTCCGGATATGGAAAAAGTAAAATTTGACAGAGAAAAAGGAGTAGTAGATAGAAGTTCTGCCAGTGCAGAAATCAATCCTTTTGATTTAAATGCCCTGGAAACAGCAGTTCAAATAGCTGAAAATATTGATGCCAGAGTTACTGCTGTAAGTATGGGGCTTCCAAATACGGAAAACTCGTTAAAAGAATGTATTGCAAGGGGTGCTCATGAAGGAGTGCTTGTAAGTGATATAAAATTTGGAGGTTCAGATACAAAAGCAACCTCTACAATACTTGCAGGTGCTATTAAAAAGTTGGGAAACCATGATCTGGTAATTGCTGGAGAAAAGACTGTAGATGGAGATACAGGACAGGTTGGTCCCGAAGTTGCAGAATTTTTAAATATACCTCATGCAAGTTATGTAAGTAAAATTACAGAAATGAATAAGGACAGTATGGAGTTACATTCTGAAATCTGGGAAGGAACTTATTTAAAAAGTATAAAATTTCCATGCCTTATTACAGTTACAAAGGATATCAATCATCCAAGATTACCTTCTTTTAAAAATAAGATGAAAGCCAGAAAAGCAGAGATTAAGATATTAAAGCTTGAGGATCTAGAAGAATTTTTGAATGAGGATAATGTTGGCTTTAAGGGTTCACCTACAAAAGTAAAGAAAATAGAAATTCCCCAAATAGAAAAAAGACAGGGTAAAATTTACAGAGAGTCAGATACTGTTGAGGCAGAGAATGAATTAATTGATATATTTAAAAAGATTAAGGTTTTGGAGGTGTAA
- a CDS encoding hemolysin family protein produces the protein MVFLINMIIVFLLIFMNAFFVAAEFAVVKVRKSRIETLVAEGSRNAKFTLKVIKDLNSYLSACQLGITLASLGLGWVGEPAVANVLMPLFNLFHFSEGVVHSISLVIGFSIITAFHIVLGELTPKSLAIINTEKIAMYTSLPLIIFYKATYPIMWAFNHSTDLVLKIFGISQWDEHETAYTDDEIKLLLEESYKSGLIDKTELTFVDNIFDFSEKTVKDIMVPRTDMTCIFLEDSLEDIIKVVMDRQHTRYPICTYNKDNVIGFIHIKDLYKQQIQGDKNIKDIIRKVKFIPKWMPISDLLKVFKKEKSQIAIIIDEYGGTLGLVTIEDILEEIVGEIQDEFDEEGTEINKTEDNKYVVDGKLILEDVNDLLQIDIKSENVDTLGGWIYSKLNSYPKVNDKVNYENYEFTVLKCDKKRISKILIERLK, from the coding sequence ATGGTTTTTTTAATAAATATGATTATTGTGTTTTTACTCATATTCATGAATGCTTTTTTTGTTGCTGCGGAATTTGCAGTAGTAAAAGTCAGAAAATCCAGAATAGAAACCCTGGTGGCTGAAGGAAGCAGAAATGCAAAATTTACTTTAAAAGTCATTAAAGATTTAAATTCATATTTGTCTGCATGCCAATTGGGAATAACTTTAGCCTCTTTAGGGTTAGGGTGGGTAGGAGAGCCCGCAGTTGCCAATGTACTTATGCCTTTATTTAATTTATTTCATTTTTCAGAAGGGGTAGTGCATTCTATTTCTCTTGTTATTGGTTTTTCAATTATAACTGCTTTTCATATAGTACTTGGTGAATTGACTCCTAAATCACTAGCTATTATAAATACAGAAAAAATAGCCATGTATACATCCCTGCCTCTTATTATATTTTACAAGGCAACCTATCCTATAATGTGGGCCTTTAATCACAGTACTGATTTAGTGCTGAAGATATTTGGAATTTCACAGTGGGATGAGCATGAGACAGCCTACACTGACGATGAAATAAAACTATTACTTGAAGAAAGTTATAAAAGTGGATTGATAGATAAAACAGAATTAACCTTTGTGGATAATATATTTGATTTTTCCGAGAAGACTGTAAAAGATATTATGGTACCGCGTACTGACATGACCTGTATTTTTTTAGAAGATTCCCTAGAAGATATTATAAAAGTTGTAATGGATAGACAGCACACCAGGTATCCTATTTGTACATATAATAAGGATAATGTTATTGGATTTATACATATTAAAGATCTGTATAAACAGCAGATTCAGGGAGATAAAAATATAAAAGATATTATTCGAAAAGTTAAATTTATTCCAAAGTGGATGCCTATAAGCGATTTGCTGAAGGTGTTTAAAAAAGAAAAGTCCCAGATAGCCATAATTATTGATGAATATGGAGGAACACTTGGGCTAGTTACAATTGAAGATATCCTGGAGGAAATTGTAGGTGAGATTCAAGATGAATTTGATGAAGAAGGAACAGAAATCAATAAAACTGAAGACAATAAGTATGTTGTAGATGGGAAACTTATTCTTGAAGATGTAAATGATCTTCTTCAAATTGATATCAAGTCTGAAAATGTTGATACCTTGGGGGGATGGATTTATTCCAAGCTAAATTCATATCCAAAGGTCAACGATAAGGTTAACTATGAAAATTATGAATTCACTGTGTTAAAGTGTGATAAGAAGAGAATAAGCAAGATTTTAATTGAAAGACTCAAATAA
- a CDS encoding ABC transporter permease subunit, which yields MVSAIIKNEIIKIFYRKKFLICSIILLFVAVFSVVTVNSGNGEKGLEKAKNVQQYYKEQKKSVKDKAKLAEIQEHIDGIDNMIKDYEFEKSHPLAWKDTLKKDVKLMESVDDSKMEAVIKEQRKEEIAYKKYLLDNNIKPISELEATGYLLFSNYIMILEYGMIVIFLAVVFMSIDSVSSEYTPPTLKLLLLRPITKSKLIFGKFLACTISTSALVAIFNLLIFLFGEFVYGFDSFKYPVPIGPAFKHSSIQNMDLHKFISVIPGTSGIMPLYKFLIEFMILQIIFIIAATSFCILVSTIIKSNAAAASIAILFGTVYIIFSNIPALSDMSYIKPAFFIALGSPRTIITRQIVQDTGAYYINTLSASLIMIAWTIFFLAWSVIAIEKREEYI from the coding sequence ATGGTTTCTGCAATAATTAAAAATGAAATTATTAAAATATTTTACAGAAAAAAATTTTTAATATGTTCTATTATATTATTATTTGTGGCTGTATTTTCAGTAGTAACTGTAAATAGTGGAAATGGAGAGAAGGGACTTGAAAAAGCAAAGAATGTACAACAATACTACAAGGAGCAAAAAAAATCAGTAAAAGATAAGGCAAAACTTGCTGAAATTCAGGAACATATAGATGGCATTGACAATATGATAAAAGACTATGAATTTGAAAAAAGCCATCCTCTGGCCTGGAAAGATACTTTGAAAAAAGATGTAAAACTTATGGAAAGCGTTGATGACAGTAAAATGGAAGCTGTCATAAAAGAGCAGAGAAAAGAAGAAATTGCCTATAAAAAATATCTATTGGATAATAATATAAAGCCAATTAGTGAACTTGAGGCTACAGGATATTTATTATTTAGTAATTACATTATGATTTTGGAATATGGTATGATAGTCATATTTTTAGCAGTAGTTTTTATGTCAATAGATAGCGTTTCCAGTGAATACACACCTCCTACGTTAAAGCTTCTGCTTTTAAGACCTATTACAAAGTCAAAACTTATATTTGGAAAATTTTTAGCTTGTACTATTTCAACTTCCGCACTTGTAGCTATTTTTAATCTTCTAATCTTTTTATTTGGAGAATTTGTATATGGCTTTGACAGCTTCAAGTATCCAGTTCCCATAGGACCCGCCTTTAAACACAGCAGTATACAGAATATGGACTTGCATAAATTTATATCTGTCATTCCAGGTACATCAGGCATTATGCCTCTTTATAAATTTTTAATTGAATTTATGATTTTACAGATAATTTTTATAATTGCAGCTACAAGTTTTTGTATTTTAGTATCTACCATAATTAAAAGTAATGCAGCAGCAGCATCTATAGCTATACTATTTGGAACAGTTTACATAATATTTTCAAATATTCCTGCATTATCTGATATGTCATATATTAAGCCAGCATTTTTTATAGCGCTTGGAAGCCCTAGAACTATAATAACAAGGCAAATTGTACAAGATACAGGTGCATACTATATAAATACTTTATCTGCCAGTTTGATAATGATTGCTTGGACTATATTCTTTTTAGCATGGAGTGTAATTGCAATTGAAAAAAGAGAAGAGTATATTTAG
- a CDS encoding ABC transporter ATP-binding protein, translating to MLKLENVSKSIGKREIVKNLNLTVNEGEIFGFLGPNGSGKTTTIKMIVGFLKPTRGEIYVYGKSIKNNRISFINSIAAVVETPDMYPYLTGTENLKQLARMDRNIAQSDIEKAVKLVGLGDRIDDKFKKYSLGMKQRLGLAQVLMGNKRVWILDEPTNGLDPSGMIHFRNIFKKYSRDKKVTIFISSHILGEMESMCDRVAFLNEGEIKGVEDITNMKGNLEKRYMEVVGGEKDGFCNN from the coding sequence GTGTTAAAATTGGAAAATGTGTCAAAGAGTATAGGAAAAAGAGAAATTGTAAAAAATTTAAATTTAACTGTAAATGAAGGTGAAATATTTGGATTTTTAGGACCAAATGGGTCAGGAAAGACCACAACTATAAAGATGATTGTGGGATTTTTAAAACCTACCAGAGGCGAAATTTATGTATATGGAAAAAGTATTAAAAATAATAGGATAAGCTTTATAAATAGCATAGCAGCTGTGGTTGAGACACCGGATATGTATCCCTATTTAACTGGAACTGAAAATTTAAAGCAGCTGGCAAGGATGGATAGAAATATTGCTCAATCAGACATAGAGAAGGCCGTAAAGTTAGTGGGGTTAGGAGACAGGATAGATGATAAATTCAAAAAGTATTCTCTTGGAATGAAACAGAGACTTGGGCTTGCACAGGTTCTTATGGGAAATAAAAGGGTGTGGATATTAGATGAACCTACCAATGGGCTTGATCCAAGTGGAATGATTCATTTTAGGAATATATTTAAAAAATATTCCAGGGATAAGAAAGTTACTATATTTATATCATCCCATATACTTGGTGAAATGGAATCTATGTGTGATAGGGTGGCCTTTTTAAATGAAGGTGAAATCAAGGGAGTAGAAGATATAACCAATATGAAGGGAAATCTTGAAAAAAGATATATGGAAGTTGTGGGGGGAGAAAAAGATGGTTTCTGCAATAATTAA
- a CDS encoding response regulator transcription factor yields the protein MDKNVVLIVDDDENIRELLTIMLKNQNIDYLCAKDGIEALEILKTNKIDLILLDVMMPRMDGMMACMKIREDLNLPIIILSAKIDDADKIMGLTIGADDYISKPFNPMLLIAKIKSHLRRYKEFNSNFQGNSNFIKIQDMLIDTDKHIVKIDDNKINLTPHEFEILTFLAKNKNNVLSIKQIYENVWKEPYMELNRTVTVHIRRLRQKIKKDYIKTVWGVGYKIES from the coding sequence ATGGACAAAAATGTAGTTTTAATTGTAGATGATGATGAAAATATACGTGAGCTTCTAACTATAATGCTAAAAAACCAAAATATAGATTATCTCTGTGCAAAAGATGGAATAGAGGCACTTGAAATTTTAAAAACCAATAAAATAGATCTGATACTTTTAGATGTTATGATGCCTAGAATGGATGGTATGATGGCATGTATGAAAATAAGGGAAGACTTGAATCTACCTATAATAATACTCTCTGCCAAAATTGATGATGCAGATAAGATAATGGGACTTACCATTGGAGCAGATGACTATATTTCAAAACCTTTTAACCCAATGCTGTTAATTGCAAAAATAAAATCCCATTTAAGAAGATATAAAGAATTCAATTCAAATTTTCAGGGCAATTCAAATTTCATTAAAATACAGGACATGCTTATAGATACAGATAAACATATTGTGAAAATAGATGATAATAAAATAAATTTGACTCCCCATGAATTTGAGATTTTAACTTTTCTTGCAAAGAACAAAAACAATGTATTGAGTATAAAACAGATATATGAAAATGTATGGAAGGAACCTTATATGGAACTTAACAGAACTGTTACAGTACATATAAGAAGATTAAGACAAAAAATAAAAAAAGATTACATAAAAACTGTATGGGGAGTTGGTTATAAAATTGAAAGTTAA